A window of Pseudomonadota bacterium contains these coding sequences:
- a CDS encoding imelysin family protein, which yields MTFGSAAGRGRDRMVPRVLWVVVVLAACKPGAEPDPTAKLDLEAFQRDLADNVVLPLYRDFEAAASKLSDAVDAHTGALRTGPADAELRRAREAWADAMKLWQQAEVLQIGPAGPAKRAAGGQGLRDEIYSWPTVNPCRIDQETVLAKYGEPDFFSSRLVNVYGLDALEYLLFREDAGNDCPSKVAINSKKTWAALGDNEVRERRAGYAQAVAEQLAKDANRLRKAWDKSEGDFVSQLLRAGKPGSVYPKRRDALSDVFSALFYLDLRTKDRKLALPLGLSSKCPRATCPDALESPWAKHSKENIKANLVGFRSVYRGNATGASKSGYGFDDMLEELGMSALTKELSEDIAAAVHAVDELPDVLGTALESDPEPIRLLHGAVKRVTDKLKGEVVTALSLQVPAEAATDID from the coding sequence GTGACGTTCGGGTCGGCGGCGGGGCGGGGCCGTGACCGGATGGTCCCGCGCGTGCTTTGGGTCGTGGTCGTGCTCGCCGCGTGCAAGCCGGGAGCCGAACCGGATCCGACGGCGAAACTGGACCTCGAGGCCTTCCAGCGCGACTTGGCTGACAACGTGGTGCTGCCGCTGTACCGTGACTTCGAAGCGGCCGCCAGCAAGCTGAGTGACGCGGTTGATGCTCATACCGGCGCGCTCAGGACCGGTCCTGCGGACGCCGAGCTCAGGCGGGCACGCGAGGCATGGGCCGATGCGATGAAGCTGTGGCAGCAGGCGGAGGTCCTGCAGATCGGTCCCGCCGGCCCAGCCAAACGAGCCGCGGGCGGACAGGGCCTGCGTGACGAGATCTATTCCTGGCCAACGGTCAACCCGTGTCGGATCGATCAGGAAACGGTGCTGGCGAAGTACGGCGAGCCAGACTTCTTTTCGAGCCGGCTCGTCAACGTGTATGGACTGGACGCGCTGGAGTACCTGCTGTTTCGTGAGGACGCCGGCAACGACTGCCCTTCCAAGGTCGCGATCAACTCCAAAAAGACGTGGGCGGCGCTCGGCGACAACGAAGTGCGGGAGCGACGAGCGGGCTATGCCCAGGCCGTGGCGGAACAGCTCGCCAAAGACGCCAACCGCTTGCGCAAGGCCTGGGACAAGAGCGAGGGGGACTTCGTCAGCCAGTTGCTGCGAGCTGGTAAGCCCGGGTCGGTGTACCCCAAGCGCAGGGACGCGCTCTCTGATGTGTTCTCCGCGCTCTTCTATCTGGATCTGCGGACCAAAGATCGCAAGCTCGCCCTGCCGCTCGGACTGAGCAGCAAGTGTCCGCGGGCGACGTGTCCGGACGCTCTTGAATCACCTTGGGCCAAGCACTCCAAGGAGAACATCAAGGCGAACCTGGTCGGGTTTCGCAGCGTCTATCGCGGCAACGCTACGGGCGCTTCGAAGTCGGGCTACGGCTTCGATGACATGCTCGAAGAGCTCGGCATGTCGGCGTTGACAAAGGAGCTGTCCGAGGACATAGCGGCCGCCGTGCACGCGGTCGATGAGCTGCCGGACGTGCTGGGCACTGCCCTGGAATCCGACCCCGAGCCGATTCGCCTACTGCACGGAGCCGTCAAGCGCGTGACGGACAAGCTCAAGGGCGAGGTCGTGACGGCCTTGAGCCTGCAGGTGCCTGCGGAAGCAGCCACGGACATCGACTAA